One window of the Pseudomonas sihuiensis genome contains the following:
- the pnp gene encoding polyribonucleotide nucleotidyltransferase encodes MNPVIKKFQFGQSTVTLETGRIARQASGAVLVTVDDDVSVLVTVVGAKSADPSKGFFPLSVHYQEKTYAAGKIPGGFFKREARPSEKETLTSRLIDRPIRPLFPEGFQNEVQVICTVVSTSKKTDPDIAAMIGTSAALAISGIPFNGPIGAARVAFHPETGYLLNPNYEQLKASSLDMVVAGTKDAVLMVESEAKELTEDQMLGAVLFAHEEFQVVIQAVAELAAEAGKPTWDWQPKPENTALLNAIRSEFGEAISQAYTITVKQDRYARLGELRDQVVAKFSGEEGQPTAGEVKEAFGEIEYRTVRENIVNGKPRIDGRDNRTVRGLNIEVGVLDKTHGSALFTRGETQALVVATLGTARDAQLLDTLEGEKKDPFMLHYNFPPYSVGECGRMGATGRREIGHGRLARRGVAAMLPSADEFPYTIRVVSEITESNGSSSMASVCGASLALMDAGVPMKAPVAGIAMGLVLEGEKFAVLTDILGDEDHLGDMDFKVAGTAKGVTALQMDIKIQGITEEIMEQALEQALEARLNILGQMNQVIAQSRSELSANAPTMIAMKIDQDKIRDVIGKGGATIRAICEETKASIDIEDDGSIKIFGETKDAAEAAKQRVLAITAEAEIGKIYVGKVERIVDFGAFVNILPGKDGLVHISMLSDQRVEKVTDVLQEGQEVKVLVLDVDNRGRIKLSIKDVAAAEASGV; translated from the coding sequence GTGAACCCGGTAATCAAGAAATTCCAGTTCGGTCAGTCGACCGTTACCCTCGAGACTGGCCGTATCGCCCGTCAGGCCTCCGGCGCCGTGCTGGTCACCGTCGATGACGACGTCAGCGTGCTGGTCACCGTGGTAGGCGCCAAGAGCGCTGACCCGAGCAAGGGCTTCTTCCCGCTCTCCGTTCACTATCAGGAAAAGACCTACGCAGCCGGCAAGATCCCTGGCGGTTTCTTCAAGCGTGAAGCGCGTCCTTCCGAGAAGGAAACCCTGACCTCGCGCCTGATCGACCGTCCGATCCGTCCGCTGTTCCCGGAAGGCTTCCAGAACGAAGTGCAGGTCATCTGCACCGTGGTTTCCACCAGCAAGAAGACCGATCCGGACATCGCTGCGATGATCGGCACCTCGGCTGCCCTGGCCATCTCCGGTATCCCGTTCAACGGTCCGATCGGCGCCGCGCGCGTGGCTTTCCATCCGGAAACCGGCTACCTGCTGAACCCGAACTACGAGCAGCTCAAGGCTTCCAGCCTGGACATGGTCGTGGCCGGTACCAAGGACGCTGTGCTGATGGTCGAGTCGGAAGCCAAAGAGCTGACCGAAGACCAGATGCTGGGCGCCGTACTGTTTGCCCATGAAGAATTCCAGGTGGTCATCCAGGCCGTTGCCGAGTTGGCCGCCGAAGCCGGCAAGCCGACTTGGGACTGGCAGCCGAAGCCGGAAAACACCGCACTGCTGAATGCCATCCGTAGCGAGTTCGGCGAGGCGATTTCCCAGGCCTACACCATCACCGTCAAGCAGGACCGTTATGCGCGTCTGGGCGAACTGCGTGATCAGGTCGTGGCCAAGTTCTCCGGCGAAGAAGGTCAGCCTACTGCCGGTGAAGTCAAGGAAGCCTTCGGCGAGATCGAATACCGCACCGTGCGCGAGAACATCGTCAACGGCAAGCCGCGTATCGATGGTCGTGACAACCGTACCGTGCGTGGCCTGAACATCGAAGTCGGCGTTCTGGACAAGACTCACGGTTCGGCGCTGTTCACCCGTGGCGAAACCCAGGCGCTGGTCGTGGCGACCCTCGGTACCGCACGCGACGCACAGCTGCTGGACACCCTCGAAGGCGAGAAGAAAGACCCCTTCATGCTGCACTACAACTTCCCGCCGTACTCGGTGGGTGAGTGTGGTCGCATGGGCGCCACTGGCCGCCGCGAAATCGGCCACGGCCGTCTCGCCCGTCGTGGCGTTGCCGCCATGCTGCCGAGCGCCGACGAGTTCCCGTACACCATCCGCGTAGTGTCGGAAATCACCGAGTCCAACGGTTCTTCCTCCATGGCTTCGGTGTGCGGCGCCTCCCTGGCGCTGATGGACGCCGGTGTGCCGATGAAGGCACCGGTTGCCGGTATCGCCATGGGTCTGGTGCTCGAAGGTGAGAAATTCGCCGTGCTGACCGACATCCTCGGTGACGAAGATCACCTGGGCGACATGGACTTCAAAGTAGCCGGTACCGCCAAGGGTGTTACCGCGCTGCAGATGGACATCAAGATCCAGGGCATCACCGAAGAGATCATGGAGCAGGCGCTGGAGCAGGCGCTGGAAGCTCGTCTGAACATCCTTGGTCAGATGAACCAGGTCATCGCCCAATCGCGCAGCGAGCTGTCGGCTAACGCGCCAACCATGATTGCGATGAAGATCGACCAGGACAAGATCCGCGACGTCATCGGCAAGGGTGGTGCCACCATCCGCGCCATCTGCGAAGAGACCAAGGCTTCGATCGATATCGAAGACGACGGCTCGATCAAGATCTTCGGCGAAACCAAGGACGCGGCCGAGGCTGCCAAGCAGCGCGTGCTGGCCATCACTGCCGAAGCCGAGATCGGCAAGATCTACGTCGGCAAGGTCGAGCGCATCGTCGACTTCGGTGCCTTCGTCAACATCCTGCCGGGCAAGGACGGTCTGGTGCACATCTCCATGCTCAGTGATCAGCGCGTAGAGAAGGTCACCGACGTGCTGCAGGAAGGCCAGGAAGTGAAGGTACTGGTACTGGACGTGGACAACCGCGGCCGTATCAAACTGTCGATCAAGGACGTAGCTGCTGCCGAGGCCTCTGGCGTCTAA
- the rpsO gene encoding 30S ribosomal protein S15 — MALSVEEKAQIVNDYKQAEGDTGSPEVQVALLTANINKLQGHFKANGKDHHSRRGLIRMVNQRRKLLDYLKGKDSSRYSALIGRLGLRR, encoded by the coding sequence ATGGCACTCAGCGTTGAAGAAAAAGCCCAGATCGTTAACGACTACAAGCAAGCTGAAGGCGATACCGGTAGCCCGGAAGTGCAGGTTGCCCTGCTGACCGCCAACATCAACAAGCTGCAAGGTCACTTCAAGGCCAACGGTAAGGATCACCACAGCCGTCGTGGTCTGATCCGTATGGTTAACCAGCGCCGCAAGCTGCTGGACTACCTGAAGGGTAAAGACTCCAGTCGTTACAGCGCCCTGATCGGTCGCCTGGGCCTGCGTCGTTAA